A genomic region of Caulobacter vibrioides contains the following coding sequences:
- a CDS encoding DUF1285 domain-containing protein, protein MTDTPFKSGLDGVAQSVKAAGERGLPPVHLWNPPHCGEIDIRIRKDGVWFHEGTPIGREALVRLFSTVLRRDPDGYHLVTPVEKMKITVEDAPFIAVRVDREGEDLVFQTNVGDTVTASADNPIRVTIDQETGEPRPYVHVRRGLEALIARSVFYELAEMAVDEGGVWGVRSGGAFFPIAAPGKGLA, encoded by the coding sequence ATGACCGACACGCCCTTCAAGTCTGGCCTGGATGGCGTCGCTCAGTCCGTGAAAGCGGCGGGCGAGCGCGGCCTGCCGCCCGTCCACCTCTGGAACCCGCCCCACTGCGGCGAGATCGACATCCGCATCCGCAAGGACGGGGTCTGGTTCCACGAAGGCACGCCGATTGGCCGCGAGGCGCTGGTGCGCCTGTTCTCGACCGTTTTGCGCCGCGATCCGGACGGCTATCACCTGGTGACGCCGGTCGAGAAGATGAAGATCACCGTCGAGGACGCGCCGTTCATCGCCGTGCGCGTGGATCGCGAGGGCGAGGATCTGGTCTTCCAGACCAATGTCGGCGACACGGTCACGGCGAGCGCGGACAACCCGATCCGCGTCACGATCGATCAGGAAACAGGCGAGCCTCGCCCCTATGTCCACGTCCGCCGGGGCCTGGAGGCGCTGATCGCGCGTTCGGTGTTCTACGAACTGGCCGAGATGGCGGTGGACGAGGGCGGCGTCTGGGGCGTGCGCTCGGGCGGGGCGTTCTTCCCGATCGCCGCGCCCGGCAAGGGTCTGGCATGA
- a CDS encoding TfoX/Sxy family protein has protein sequence MNWWIRPASAGVAGRTETVMAVSNDYRDFVLELLAPLGEVSARRMFGGVGVYANGLFFALIDDDVLYLKGDETLKVAFEAAGAQAFAPFEDGKTMAYWTAPAEALDDQDLLLDWARKSLAVAARAGAKKKR, from the coding sequence ATGAACTGGTGGATCAGGCCCGCGTCGGCGGGCGTGGCGGGACGGACGGAGACGGTCATGGCGGTATCCAACGACTACAGGGACTTCGTTCTGGAGCTGCTGGCCCCGTTGGGGGAGGTCAGCGCCCGGCGGATGTTCGGGGGAGTCGGCGTCTATGCGAACGGGCTGTTCTTCGCGCTGATCGACGACGACGTGCTTTATCTGAAGGGCGATGAGACCCTGAAGGTCGCGTTCGAGGCCGCCGGCGCCCAGGCCTTCGCGCCGTTCGAGGACGGCAAGACCATGGCTTATTGGACCGCCCCCGCCGAGGCGCTGGACGACCAGGATCTCCTGCTGGACTGGGCGCGGAAATCGCTGGCCGTGGCGGCGCGGGCGGGCGCGAAGAAGAAGCGCTAG
- a CDS encoding CoA pyrophosphatase produces MTREERRAWITSRLHPIAGYDPSLANPLRSDFDLNPGLKVDNPHALRPAAVLVGLVEHDDSPTILLTRRSDTLRSHTGQIAFPGGRCDPGETPWGTALREAQEEVGLDPALVTVAGLLHGYQTVTGFHVTPVVGFIDPKATFTPSPEEVADVFETPFDFLMDPANHQRQHREVPGGPRRHFYAMPWNDRFIWGATAGMLRSFYEALHDESGRTPSE; encoded by the coding sequence ATGACCCGCGAAGAGCGCCGCGCCTGGATCACCAGCCGCCTGCACCCGATCGCGGGTTATGATCCGAGCCTGGCCAACCCGCTGCGTTCGGACTTCGATCTGAATCCAGGCCTGAAGGTCGACAATCCCCACGCCCTGCGTCCCGCCGCCGTCCTGGTGGGGCTGGTCGAGCACGACGACAGCCCGACCATCTTGCTCACGCGCCGCTCGGACACCCTGCGCAGCCACACCGGCCAGATCGCCTTTCCGGGCGGCCGCTGCGATCCGGGCGAGACGCCCTGGGGCACGGCCTTGCGCGAGGCGCAGGAAGAGGTCGGGCTGGATCCCGCCCTCGTGACGGTGGCCGGCCTGCTGCATGGCTACCAGACCGTGACCGGCTTTCACGTGACGCCGGTCGTGGGCTTCATCGATCCCAAGGCGACCTTTACGCCCAGTCCCGAAGAGGTCGCCGACGTCTTCGAGACGCCGTTCGATTTCCTGATGGATCCGGCCAACCACCAGCGCCAGCACCGCGAGGTCCCGGGCGGGCCGCGCCGCCATTTCTACGCCATGCCCTGGAACGATCGGTTCATCTGGGGCGCGACGGCGGGCATGTTGCGGTCGTTCTACGAAGCCCTCCATGACGAAAGCGGACGGACCCCCTCCGAATAG
- a CDS encoding MFS transporter, producing the protein MSDTAAPPSEPSLENPTRALLRERDFLLFWAARFVSTLGVQIQSVALGWQVYAIARMTKSVGESAFLVSMIGLAQFLPLFLLTLVAGETADRRTRKLIVAATLALDAISAGVLLVLALMGSHQLWPIFAISVLFGASRAFLSPASSAMGPMLVPRPLLPRAIAWNSLSWQAGSIGGPALGGLLLIHSPALAFGASFGLYLVAALLALSIRKPTKPEPQPGSRVELIKEGLSYVWNNKIVFGSISLDLFAVILGGATALLPVFAKDVLHIGPGGFGLLRAAPAIGACLVGLYLAANPIRRHAGKIMFAGVAVFGLATVVFGLSKLVWLSVAALAVLGGADMLSVYVRQTLVQIVTPDAMRGRVAAVSGVFISASNELGEVESGAAAWLLGPIGAAVFGGVGAMAVTGIWAFLFPELRKADRLE; encoded by the coding sequence ATGTCCGACACCGCCGCCCCGCCGTCCGAGCCTTCGCTCGAGAACCCTACCCGCGCCCTGTTGCGGGAACGTGACTTCCTTCTGTTCTGGGCGGCGCGGTTCGTCTCCACCCTGGGTGTGCAGATCCAGTCGGTGGCCCTGGGCTGGCAGGTCTACGCCATCGCCCGGATGACCAAGTCGGTCGGCGAGTCGGCGTTCCTGGTCAGCATGATCGGCCTGGCGCAGTTCCTGCCGCTGTTCCTGCTGACGCTGGTGGCGGGCGAGACCGCCGACCGCCGGACGCGCAAGCTGATCGTCGCCGCCACCCTGGCTCTGGACGCCATCAGCGCTGGCGTTCTGCTGGTCCTGGCCCTGATGGGCTCGCACCAGCTGTGGCCGATCTTCGCGATCTCGGTGCTGTTCGGCGCCAGCCGCGCCTTCCTCTCGCCGGCCAGCAGCGCCATGGGGCCGATGCTGGTGCCGCGTCCGCTGCTGCCGCGCGCCATCGCCTGGAACTCGCTGTCCTGGCAGGCCGGATCGATCGGGGGACCGGCGCTCGGCGGCCTCCTGCTGATCCACTCGCCGGCCCTGGCGTTCGGAGCCTCGTTCGGCCTCTATCTGGTCGCCGCCCTTTTGGCCCTGTCGATCCGCAAGCCCACCAAGCCCGAGCCGCAGCCCGGCTCGCGCGTCGAGCTGATCAAGGAGGGGCTGTCCTACGTCTGGAACAACAAGATCGTGTTCGGCTCGATCTCGCTGGATCTGTTCGCGGTGATCCTGGGCGGCGCGACGGCCCTGCTGCCGGTGTTCGCCAAGGACGTGCTGCACATCGGCCCCGGCGGCTTTGGCCTGTTGCGCGCCGCGCCAGCCATCGGCGCCTGCCTGGTGGGGCTCTATCTGGCGGCCAACCCGATCCGCCGCCACGCCGGTAAGATCATGTTCGCGGGCGTCGCCGTGTTCGGCCTCGCGACGGTGGTCTTTGGTCTCTCCAAGCTGGTCTGGCTGTCGGTGGCGGCCCTGGCGGTGCTGGGCGGGGCCGACATGCTGAGCGTCTATGTCCGCCAGACCCTAGTGCAGATCGTGACCCCCGACGCCATGCGCGGCCGGGTCGCGGCTGTGTCCGGCGTGTTCATCAGCGCCTCCAACGAGCTCGGCGAGGTCGAGAGCGGCGCGGCGGCCTGGCTGCTGGGCCCGATCGGCGCGGCGGTGTTCGGCGGCGTCGGGGCCATGGCGGTCACGGGGATCTGGGCCTTCCTGTTCCCGGAACTGCGCAAAGCCGACCGGCTGGAATAG
- a CDS encoding GNAT family N-acetyltransferase, translated as MTSVHKSASPEPYPPLVHETPALEAAVTALIDRVFGPGRFAKSSERLREGNTLLADCSFVSLRGGAPVGCVRMWPVTIGGEPVAFLGPLAVDPDERSAGLGQALVEAACEAARAAGWRAVLLVGDGPYFGRVGFTNAHTAGVVMPGPVDQRRVLLLPLREGGDLGLSGPVAVDPQA; from the coding sequence ATGACCTCCGTTCACAAGTCTGCTTCTCCCGAGCCCTATCCGCCGCTGGTCCACGAGACCCCCGCGTTGGAGGCCGCCGTCACCGCCCTGATCGACCGGGTTTTTGGCCCGGGACGTTTCGCCAAGTCGTCCGAGCGCCTGCGTGAGGGCAACACCTTGCTGGCCGACTGCTCGTTCGTGTCCCTGCGCGGCGGCGCGCCGGTGGGCTGCGTTCGCATGTGGCCCGTGACGATCGGCGGTGAGCCGGTCGCGTTCCTCGGGCCGCTGGCCGTTGATCCCGATGAGCGCAGCGCCGGCCTTGGCCAGGCGCTGGTCGAGGCCGCCTGCGAGGCCGCCCGCGCCGCCGGCTGGCGCGCGGTGCTGCTGGTGGGGGACGGCCCCTATTTCGGACGCGTCGGCTTCACCAACGCTCATACGGCCGGCGTCGTCATGCCCGGACCGGTGGATCAGCGGCGCGTGCTGCTGTTGCCGCTGCGCGAGGGCGGGGACCTGGGGCTTTCAGGCCCCGTCGCCGTTGACCCTCAAGCTTGA
- a CDS encoding GNAT family N-acetyltransferase, with the protein MTVSVRPATPADAGLIHQFILDLAEYEKLLDTVQATEGDTAAALFGDKARAFADIAEIDGEPVGFALWFYNYSTFVGRHGIYLEDLFVRPSARGSGAGKALLANLAKRCVDQGLGRLEWSVLDWNAPSIAFYDSLGAAAMDEWIIRRMTGEALRKLAGV; encoded by the coding sequence ATGACCGTCTCCGTCCGTCCCGCCACGCCCGCCGACGCGGGCCTGATCCACCAGTTCATCCTCGATCTGGCCGAGTATGAGAAGCTGCTCGACACCGTCCAGGCGACGGAAGGCGACACGGCCGCGGCCCTGTTCGGCGACAAGGCCCGGGCCTTCGCCGACATCGCCGAGATCGACGGAGAGCCGGTGGGCTTTGCGCTGTGGTTCTACAACTATTCCACCTTCGTGGGGCGGCACGGGATCTATCTGGAGGATCTGTTCGTGCGGCCGTCGGCGCGGGGTTCGGGCGCGGGCAAGGCGCTGCTGGCCAACCTCGCCAAGCGGTGCGTCGACCAAGGCCTTGGGCGCCTGGAGTGGTCGGTCCTCGACTGGAACGCCCCGTCGATCGCCTTTTATGACAGCCTGGGCGCCGCCGCGATGGACGAGTGGATCATCCGCCGCATGACCGGCGAGGCGCTGCGCAAGCTGGCAGGGGTCTGA
- a CDS encoding SDR family oxidoreductase produces MSLKNKTLFVTGASRGIGLAIAVRAARDGANVVIAAKTAEAHPKLPGTIYTAAKAIEDAGGKALPLVVDVREEASVQEAVDKAVAQFGGIDICVNNASAISLTPTLMTDMKRYDLMHQINTRGTFVTSKACIPHLKNAENPHVLMLSPPLDMSPRWFGSHVAYTMAKFGMSMCVLGMAEEFRPDGIAFNALWPRTGIATAAIQFALTGEEGLRHCRTPEIMADAAYGIFNKPSRDFSGNFLIDDTFLYGEGVRDFNHYKVDPTASLMPDFFVPESSEPPPGVKIG; encoded by the coding sequence ATGAGCCTCAAGAACAAGACCCTGTTCGTCACCGGCGCCTCGCGGGGCATCGGTCTGGCCATCGCCGTGCGCGCCGCCCGAGATGGCGCAAATGTGGTGATCGCAGCCAAGACCGCCGAGGCCCATCCCAAGCTGCCCGGCACCATCTACACCGCCGCCAAGGCGATCGAGGACGCGGGCGGCAAGGCCCTGCCGCTGGTGGTGGACGTGCGCGAGGAGGCCAGCGTGCAGGAAGCGGTCGACAAAGCCGTGGCCCAGTTCGGCGGCATCGACATCTGCGTCAACAACGCCTCGGCCATCTCGCTGACCCCGACCCTGATGACCGATATGAAGCGCTATGACCTGATGCACCAGATCAATACGCGCGGCACGTTCGTCACCTCCAAGGCCTGCATCCCGCACCTGAAGAACGCCGAGAACCCGCACGTTCTCATGCTGTCGCCGCCGCTGGACATGTCGCCGCGCTGGTTCGGCTCACACGTGGCCTACACCATGGCCAAGTTCGGCATGTCGATGTGCGTGCTGGGCATGGCCGAGGAGTTCAGGCCCGACGGGATCGCCTTCAACGCCCTGTGGCCGCGCACCGGCATCGCCACGGCGGCCATCCAGTTCGCCCTTACCGGCGAGGAGGGCCTGCGTCATTGCCGCACGCCCGAAATCATGGCCGACGCGGCCTATGGGATCTTCAACAAGCCCTCGCGGGACTTCAGCGGCAACTTCCTGATCGACGACACCTTCCTCTATGGCGAGGGCGTGCGCGACTTCAATCATTACAAGGTCGACCCGACCGCCAGCCTGATGCCGGACTTCTTCGTGCCCGAGAGCAGCGAGCCGCCGCCGGGGGTGAAGATCGGGTGA
- a CDS encoding SDR family NAD(P)-dependent oxidoreductase, translating into MSGRITSAFGAKSTAREVVAGHDLSGRVAIVTGAATGIGVETVRALALAGAEVIIAARKPELGEEVANAINEEAGSKRVSFGMLDLSSLEAIRHFANVWGDRRIDILINNAAVMASPLMRTADGFEMQFGTNHLGHFLLSVLLAPNLIAGAKASGKPSRLVSLSSIGHRRSGIHFHDPNYTTRPYEKWEAYGQAKTANSLFALGFDKRFKDHGVNANAVMPGGILTPLQRHLPIEEQRALGWLDENDQPREGFKSTEQGAATSVWAAVGDELGGVGGLYLEDCNQALPWSKDSPWTGVMPHALDPEAADRLWDLSVDIVGAGA; encoded by the coding sequence ATGAGCGGACGGATCACATCGGCCTTTGGGGCCAAGTCGACGGCGCGTGAGGTTGTCGCCGGGCATGACCTTTCAGGTCGCGTGGCGATCGTCACCGGAGCAGCCACCGGCATCGGGGTGGAGACGGTGCGCGCGCTCGCCCTTGCTGGCGCGGAAGTGATCATCGCCGCCCGCAAGCCCGAGCTCGGCGAAGAGGTCGCCAACGCCATCAACGAAGAGGCTGGCTCCAAGCGGGTCAGTTTCGGCATGCTGGATCTCTCAAGCCTTGAGGCGATCCGCCACTTTGCCAACGTCTGGGGCGATCGCCGCATCGACATCCTGATCAACAACGCCGCCGTCATGGCCAGTCCGCTGATGCGCACCGCCGACGGCTTCGAGATGCAGTTCGGCACCAACCATCTGGGCCACTTCCTGCTGTCGGTGTTGCTGGCCCCGAACCTGATCGCCGGCGCGAAAGCCAGCGGCAAGCCTTCGCGACTGGTCTCGCTGTCGTCGATCGGCCACCGGCGCTCGGGGATCCATTTCCACGATCCCAACTACACCACGCGGCCCTACGAGAAGTGGGAGGCCTATGGTCAGGCCAAGACCGCCAACAGCCTGTTCGCCCTCGGCTTCGACAAGCGCTTCAAGGACCACGGCGTCAACGCCAACGCCGTCATGCCGGGCGGCATCTTGACCCCACTGCAGCGCCACTTGCCGATCGAGGAGCAGCGCGCTCTGGGCTGGCTGGATGAGAACGACCAGCCGCGCGAGGGTTTCAAGTCGACCGAACAAGGCGCGGCCACCAGCGTCTGGGCGGCGGTCGGCGACGAACTGGGCGGCGTCGGCGGGCTCTATCTGGAGGACTGCAACCAGGCGCTGCCGTGGAGCAAGGACAGCCCCTGGACCGGCGTCATGCCACACGCTCTGGACCCCGAGGCCGCCGATCGGCTCTGGGATCTGTCGGTCGACATCGTCGGGGCCGGCGCCTGA